From a region of the Zingiber officinale cultivar Zhangliang chromosome 10B, Zo_v1.1, whole genome shotgun sequence genome:
- the LOC122030439 gene encoding 36.4 kDa proline-rich protein-like, whose translation MHTHSLFKRSEWVSPRGLIAMASSNSRVVFIGSMLLVSSLLLPLTSDGAATCPPSSKPKYPKPPRHPHKPPKTKPPVIGKPPYVHPPIGKPPITIPPVIGKPPVTVPPVIGKPPITVPPVIGNPPVTVPPVIGNPPVTVPPVIGYPPITGPPVIQPPPVGGRTPCPPPPPLLPPANPPPASCPADSLKIGACVDLLGGLVHIGLGDPVANQCCPLLQGLVELEAAVCLCTTIKLKLLNINIYLPLALQLLLTCGKAPPPGYTCSL comes from the coding sequence ATGCACACTCACTCTCTCTTCAAAAGGAGTGAGTGGGTGAGTCCAAGAGGCCTCATCGCCATGGCTTCCTCTAACTCTCGAGTCGTCTTCATCGGCTCCATGCTCCTTGTCTCCTCCCTTCTCCTCCCCCTCACCTCCGACGGCGCCGCTACTTGCCCTCCCTCCTCCAAACCTAAATATCCGAAGCCTCCTAGACACCCCCATAAGCCCCCCAAAACCAAACCCCCGGTCATCGGAAAACCGCCCTATGTCCACCCTCCCATCGGAAAACCACCCATCACCATCCCTCCGGTGATCGGAAAACCACCTGTCACGGTGCCTCCGGTGATAGGAAAACCACCCATCACTGTCCCACCGGTGATCGGAAATCCACCCGTGACGGTGCCTCCGGTGATAGGAAATCCACCAGTCACGGTGCCACCGGTGATCGGATACCCACCGATAACCGGTCCCCCGGTGATCCAACCGCCTCCGGTAGGCGGAAGAACACCTTGCCCACCGCCGCCGCCCTTGCTTCCACCTGCGAACCCGCCCCCGGCGAGCTGCCCGGCGGACAGCCTCAAGATCGGGGCGTGCGTGGACCTGCTCGGCGGCCTGGTCCACATCGGCCTCGGCGACCCGGTGGCCAACCAGTGCTGCCCGCTGCTGCAGGGGCTGGTGGAGCTGGAGGCCGCCGTCTGCCTCTGCACCACCATCAAGCTCAAGCTCCTCAACATCAACATCTACCTCCCCCTCGCCCTCCAGCTCCTCCTCACCTGCGGCAAAGCCCCGCCGCCCGGCTACACCTGCTCCCTCTAG